Proteins from a single region of Belliella baltica DSM 15883:
- a CDS encoding dihydroorotase, producing the protein MAILLKSLQLIDSEKIHPAQDYLIKDGEVISVDYRKIDFEIESIDCKGLFGSKGWIDLRCMMGEPGLEYKETIESLGEVLASSGFTKAVIMPNTLPTLQSKNEIRYVKAKSSTLFTELIIQAAATRDSKGEDFTEILDINNEGVFVFGDGVSPLSNPDRLMKILHYLQKFDGVLFDHSYDPLLAMFGQMHEGYVSTRVGMKGIPNISEDIAIQRNIEILRYTGGKLHIQTISSSKSVELIRIAKKEGLNITADVSIYQLIFSDSDLDSFDSNLKVMPPFRSTADRKALVDGLIDGTIDAIVSNHQPQDFDSKHMEFDLASFGMIGLQTFLPAMVKLADELTWPLLIKKITQGPAFVLKLKNSKGMGLTIFDPKEKWVFDQQSNLSLSRNTPWFGKELMGKVKYSFNGSQFKRF; encoded by the coding sequence ATGGCAATTTTATTGAAATCTCTCCAATTAATAGACTCTGAAAAAATTCATCCAGCTCAAGATTATCTTATCAAGGATGGTGAAGTTATTTCGGTTGATTATAGAAAAATTGATTTTGAAATTGAATCTATTGATTGTAAAGGCTTGTTTGGATCGAAAGGTTGGATTGACTTGAGGTGTATGATGGGAGAACCTGGACTAGAATATAAAGAGACTATAGAGAGTTTAGGTGAGGTCTTGGCATCTAGTGGATTCACAAAGGCTGTAATTATGCCTAATACTTTACCCACTCTACAATCCAAAAATGAAATTCGATATGTAAAAGCCAAATCTTCAACTCTTTTTACGGAATTAATAATACAAGCAGCTGCAACAAGAGATAGTAAAGGTGAAGATTTTACAGAGATTCTGGATATAAATAATGAGGGTGTGTTTGTGTTTGGTGATGGTGTTAGTCCTTTGTCCAATCCAGATAGATTGATGAAAATTTTACACTACCTCCAAAAATTTGATGGGGTCTTATTTGATCATTCCTATGATCCTTTGCTTGCGATGTTTGGTCAGATGCATGAAGGGTATGTTTCTACACGTGTCGGTATGAAAGGAATTCCTAATATTTCGGAAGATATAGCGATTCAAAGAAATATTGAGATCTTAAGATATACAGGTGGTAAATTGCATATTCAAACTATCAGTTCGTCTAAATCTGTCGAACTAATTCGAATCGCTAAAAAGGAAGGTTTAAACATTACCGCTGATGTATCAATCTATCAGCTAATTTTCTCTGATTCGGACCTTGATAGTTTTGATTCAAATCTCAAAGTGATGCCTCCTTTTAGAAGTACTGCTGATAGAAAAGCCTTGGTGGACGGACTTATCGATGGCACAATTGATGCGATTGTATCAAATCATCAACCACAGGATTTTGATTCTAAGCACATGGAGTTTGACTTAGCCTCATTTGGAATGATAGGGTTGCAAACTTTTCTTCCAGCAATGGTGAAATTAGCTGATGAATTAACATGGCCATTATTAATCAAGAAAATAACTCAAGGACCAGCTTTTGTATTGAAATTGAAGAATTCAAAGGGGATGGGTTTAACAATTTTTGATCCAAAGGAAAAGTGGGTTTTTGATCAACAAAGTAATTTGTCGCTTTCAAGAAATACTCCTTGGTTTGGCAAAGAACTTATGGGAAAAGTCAAATATTCTTTTAACGGCTCACAATTCAAGCGATTTTAA
- a CDS encoding DUF4199 domain-containing protein: MNRKLLASYKFGLIGGVFCVAAFVVFKLLGMDPTKLSMLFGYFLIPFFLFIGIKFYRNQGNHGLLSFSDGMSVGFLIYSIIGLVSGLGIWIVLMLSPSLYAEIKMQKIEILNKNKDLIVEQVGLKSFETTSESLLNMTTLDIATNDFIWKIIPGLFFTIIISIILRRNFK, from the coding sequence ATGAACAGAAAACTTCTTGCATCTTACAAATTTGGATTAATTGGCGGAGTATTTTGTGTCGCGGCATTTGTGGTTTTTAAATTGCTCGGTATGGATCCAACCAAACTGAGTATGTTATTTGGGTATTTTTTGATTCCTTTTTTCTTATTCATTGGAATTAAATTCTATAGGAATCAAGGTAATCATGGGCTTTTAAGTTTTTCAGATGGGATGTCTGTTGGGTTTTTGATTTATTCAATAATTGGTTTGGTATCAGGGCTTGGTATATGGATTGTTTTAATGTTATCTCCGTCTCTTTACGCTGAGATTAAAATGCAAAAGATAGAAATTCTCAATAAAAACAAGGATCTAATTGTCGAACAAGTAGGCCTAAAATCATTTGAAACTACGAGCGAAAGTTTATTGAATATGACAACGCTTGATATTGCTACAAATGATTTTATTTGGAAAATTATCCCAGGTCTGTTTTTTACAATTATTATTTCTATAATTTTAAGACGAAATTTTAAATAA
- a CDS encoding DUF4199 domain-containing protein — MEEKLTLGDSVKKWGVIYGLIGLIVALLSAIFDFQSMGVAGSIISSLLNIGIAFAIYFLSTKEYRESNDGILSFGQGFKIVALVGLLGGAIRAVGFYVYIKFIDSTFMDRVLEAQIQAQENMGASYDPDAVPEFMKFFQTTEFMGIASFIGAVFGFLILGLIAVAINKRTEDY; from the coding sequence ATGGAAGAAAAACTTACTTTAGGAGACTCTGTTAAAAAATGGGGTGTAATTTATGGACTTATTGGATTGATTGTAGCTTTATTGTCAGCTATTTTTGATTTCCAATCTATGGGTGTAGCTGGATCAATTATATCTAGCTTATTAAATATTGGGATTGCCTTTGCTATCTATTTTCTATCTACCAAAGAATATAGAGAATCAAATGACGGGATATTATCCTTTGGTCAAGGCTTTAAGATTGTAGCGTTGGTTGGTCTATTAGGAGGCGCAATTAGAGCTGTTGGGTTTTATGTGTACATTAAATTCATCGATTCCACATTTATGGATAGAGTTTTGGAAGCACAAATTCAGGCTCAAGAAAATATGGGAGCATCTTATGACCCAGACGCTGTACCAGAATTCATGAAATTTTTCCAGACAACAGAGTTTATGGGAATAGCTTCATTTATTGGAGCCGTATTTGGATTTTTGATTCTTGGACTTATTGCAGTGGCAATTAACAAAAGAACAGAAGATTACTAA